The region ATTTATGCTTGGCCGCCATATGAATTAGCGGTGCTTTAAGTTGGTGAGATTCGCGCATTTTCACCGATTGCGGAATGTATTCCGTCACCACTGGCAGCCCTTCATCCACTAACTCTTGAATAATCTGCTTAGGCAGGTTGGCATTGGCCATGTATTGATTGGCAATTATCCCTTCGATAGTGAGTGCTTGGTTGTGATCTTCGCTAATTTCCTGAATTTGTTGCTGCAAGCTATATAAACCTTGTCTTGCAAAATCATCGCAATCAATCGGAATCAGACAAGTATCGGCGGCAATTAACGCGGATAGGGTGTAAAAGTTCAGTGCGGGGGGCGTGTCGATATAAATGCGGTCAAAGTCTTGTTCAATACTTTTCAGGGCATCGCGCAACTTGTAGATTTTGTGTCGCGAATCAAGCTCGCTTTCCATTTCTTTAATGCGTTCAGAGCCGCGAATAATAAATAGGTTGTCGTATTGGGTCGGCTGGCAATACTCAATAATGGGGCGTTTGCGTAGATGAAAGGTGATGGTTTGTTCAAACAGCGCAGCGATTGAGTCCTCTTCACTCAGTGTCAGCGCAGACAAGTAAGACGTTGTATTACACTGCGTGTCTAAATCCAACACTAGGGTTCTCAACCCTTGTGCTGCCGAAATCGCTGCTAAATTGACCGTCAGGCTAGATTTGCCGACACCACCTTTTTTATTGAACAGTACCCGAATCATTAACGTCCCTATTCTCTCAACTGAAAATCCAACGTTATCAAATATTAGCGCAAATAAAAACGCCACTTGCCAATATAAAGATGATTTAAATGAGACTATCGATCATTCAATTTAACTGACGCCACGGCTTTACTCGCGCCACCGCGCGCTAGCGTTGCCAAGCTATCAAAATCTAACAGGTCATGTTCTTTTTTATAGCTTTTTAAGTTAGTCACTATCGAGTGAGGAAACAAAAAATAGCCTTTAAATTTACAGCGTTGCTGCTTTAGTATCCAAAGGGTAAGACCAGACACATAAGCCAGCCATATCAATGGCAACCAAAACAACAGTGATAGCTGGCCTAGTAAAAATACAGCTAACACAACCCCAGCGACGCTTTTCACTTGCCACAGAAAAAAACCTTCAAAACGATGAAACTCAAAGTAATCAAGGCGATTCAGGTACCACTTGCCAACTTGGGTACCTGATTCATTTTGGTATTTAAACTCCCTCATATCATTGTTATCGAGGGCTCTGTTTGACTAACGGCTGCTGAGCTTGTTTCTCTTTTAAAACTAGGTCGCCATTTTCGAGAAACACTAAGACTATTTCCTTGTCTGGACGGTTTGGATCAAATAAATAGCTATATTTTTCGGCAACCCGATCGCGATCGGCTTGGGTTCGAGCAACTGACATTTCATCGCTAAACGCCCGCGCTTCCATCATACCGGCGTAATGGCTTGCCACCGCAGCGGTAGTACTGAGCGCGCGCTCAACGTGTGGATGCTCGGCCAGCGCTTGTCGAAAAACAGCCGCATGAGGGTAATCTGCCGGCAACTGGAGTTTGCCCTCAGGATCAAAACTTATCGAACTTGGCGCTGCGGGAATATTGTATTCCTGCATGAGTGCTTGAACAGCTTCTTGTGAGTATTTAGAGAGGACATTGACATTGTGCTCAGTTGGCAATAACAAAGGCGCATCGAGCAAGTTATTATGGCCCGGTACAATCTTAGGAGACAAATACTTTTCCAGATCGATAACCTGATCGCCCTTATTGGTGTGCATTTTGTATTCTGATTCAACACCCGGCTTTACGCTTTGCTCGCTTTTAGTATCTTGTGCTCGAGTAAGCGATGACATCACATCAGCAAAGGTCGTTCCTGACGCTTTGTTGATGGGTTGCTGAACTTTATTCGACGGTGTATGACTATGGTTAGTAATTTGGTTGATTTCCACCGATGACTCCTTGGATAGTGCTAGGCAATGTTTTGTTCCACGTTTTGTCCTTCAGCAGCCTTGCTAACGGCTGCTGACTCTGCTTGCTGCTCAGTGAGTTGAGCAGCTTTTTCGTATTCTGCGTCTTTTGCTTTGGCAAGTTGCTTGAGTAACTGTTCTTTCTCTTCGGGCGGGATCGTCTCATCCTTAATGATAATGTCCATTTTTTCGTTGATTTCTTCTACTTTTTCTCTATCCAGCCCCATTCTTTTGTCCATCATGGCTTGCTGGACTTTTTCCATAAAGCTCAGATTTTCATAAGTATTAAGATCGCCGTATTTAAGCCGGTTAATATCACCATTATTTTGCTGAGCCGCGTCGTGATCAGCCGTGCTTTCGAGTTGCCGATAGGCTTGAATGGAGATTGACACTCTATCTCGAGCAGTGCTCTGCTCCGCCTTGTGTCCGGTGTTAACGGTATCTGCTGTGATTGACTGTGTTTGAGAGCGCTCAAATACCATTGCCGGGTTGTTTGTCTTATAGAAGGTTACTGAATTCATAGACATCTACATCCAATGTTGTCTAACAGAAAATAAGTTGGTGAGAAATTAATTTTATTACCGTGCATAAAGTCATACTTGGTTACACATGACCACAACTGACACACTTGGTCACAATAGACCACGATTAACATAGCAATAAGCCAGCCAATTACGCTGTTACAATTTTATTGGCGCTCGGTGCCATCAGCAGGGGGGTGGCAAAAAAAGATAGGGGAGCAGGCCGCAACTTATTGCCTAGCAAAAGGAAAATGTTGCCGTTAAAGAAAGTTGAGTCGAAATTTTAGTTAGCAAAGCTGCTGCTCATGCTGACCAGCTACTTTAATTTATCGTCCAAAGAAAACTACAAGTTTTCTTCTGCAAATGACGCTAAACGGCTGCGCACCACCCCATGAACTGGTTTAATTGAGCCGGACACTTTAATAAAGGACAATGTTCCAATATTGAGGTGTTAAATGACAAAACGAAAAAACAAAACCTATACAACCGAATTTAAACAAGAAGCTGTAGCTTTAGTGACTGAGCAAGGCTATACGGTCTCACAAGCCGCAGCCTCTTTGGGAATTACAACTAAACTCATTTATAACTGGAAAGCGAAACTTGAACAACAACAAGCTGGCAATGCGTTAAGTGAAGGTGAACGAGCAGAGCTAAAACGACTGAGAAAAGAAGTTAAAGAACTCAAAGTGGAGAAAGAGATCTTAAAAAAGGCAAGCGCCTTCTTTGCGAAAGAAATGAAGTAAAGTACGAGTTCGTCAAAGCCAATAGTCAGGCTCATGACGTCCGCAAGATGTGTGCTGTGATGCAAGTCAGTCGCTCTGCTTACTATGCATGGCTCAAACGGCCAGCCAAGTTAATTACGGCAGAAGAGCTTCATTTATATCGGCGAGCTAAAGCGCTGTTTAAACGCAGTCGTGAAAGCTTGGGCTATCGCGAGCTACATAAAAACTTACGCAAAGAAGGCTTTGAAATTGGTAAGCACAGAACTCGAAAGCTCATGGAAGCGTTGAACCTGAAAGTAAAGCAGCGAGTTGCCTACAAGGTAACAACGAAGCGTAAGCATGCTGATGCAGTTGCAGATAATTTGCTTAATCAGAACTTTAATCCGTTGGGGCCAAATCAGATTTGGGCTGGTGATGTGACTTATTTAAAAACAGGCGAAGGTTGGATGTATCTTGCTGTTGTGATGGATTTATATTCTCGACGCATTGTTGGTTGGCATATAGATAAACGTATGACGACTGACTTAGTGATGAAAGCCATGATTAGGGCTTATAACCTGAGAAAACCAGCTAAAGGCTTAGTATTCCACTCTGACCGAGGCTCTCAATACACCAGTAAGCGTTACCGTCAGCTGCTCGAACAATTTGGTATTCGAGCGAGTATGGGTGATGTGGGAGCCTGTTGGGATAACGCAGTAGTGGAGAGGTTCTTTGGCAGTTTGAAACATGATTGGTTACTTAAAGTGGCTCAACCTACGCGTGAGCATATGAAAAATGATGTTGTCGATTATATGAAGTATTACAACTTAGAAAGACTGCATTCAGCTAATGGTGATCTGTCACCAGTAGAGTATGAAAATTCTTTTAGAAAAGTGTCCGGCTGGAGTTGACCAGAACAATCGTTAGATCAGGTCTGAACTTCTACACATTCGGCGATATGTTACCTAATCTAGCATGTCGTCGTTTTTGATTATAGAAGGGTTGATCAGTTGTCGATTAATTTTGACAAAAAAGGGGCCAAATGGCCCCAGTAATTTAGGTTTGTCGGTCTTTACCACCAAGTCGCGTATAATGCAATCAAGATCAAGATAACGCCAACCGCAGCAGTATTAAAGCCTTTAGTTGTATCAAAGCTAACTTCGCTTAAATCTACGCTCTCATTACTTGACTGGCTCTTGCTAGCAAGCGAAACAAATATACAAAGTGCAAGACATAATAAGAAAACAAGACCTACGCGATCCATGAATGGCAATTCTGGCCATAGGAACTTAAGTGCTAACGAGAATACGGCTGAGCCTATCGCTGCGGATAACGCACCTGCTGAGGTAGCTTTAGACCAGAACATGCCCATCACAAAAATAACAACAATACCCGGAGTGAAGAAACCAGTAAATTCTTGAATATATTGAAACGCTTGATCGAATTTGCCTAACAAAGGCTCCGCAACTACTAATGCGATGGCTAGAGAAACCAAAGCTGCTATTCGACCTGTATGTACATAGTGACGTTGCGACTTACCCGGTTTTAACTTGGCATAAATATCCATAGTAAAAATAGTAGAAATACTATTGGTCATAGATGCCAGTGAAGAAACAATAGCAGCGACTAATGCAGCAAATACTAGCCCTTTAATGCCAACAGGCATTAACGACATCATTGAAGGATACGCTTGGTCTGGTGTAGTTAGCTGCGGGTACAAGATAACAGCCGCAATACCGGGCAATACAACAATTATTGGCATCAATAGTTTAAGATAAGCAGCAAAAGCAATACCTTTCTGTGCTTCTTTAACATCTTTCGCTGCCAATGCACGCTGGATAATATATTGGTTAAAGCCCCAATAGCTGAAGTTCATAATCCACATACCACCAATTAATACTGATATACCCGGTAAGCTCATGTAATGCTCATTTTCAGGACTCAAAATCATGTCAAAGTGTTCGGGGGCATGCTCTGTAAGCACGCCAAAACCTGCTAATATACCTTGACCATCAGAAACAGCATCTAACGCTAAGTAGCTCAGAAATAATCCACCAAATACCAGTAAAACAACTTGTAATATATCTGTATAAGCTACCGCTTTAAGGCCGCCATAAAGTGAATAAGCAATTGAGAACACAGCAAGGAAAATCATGCCAAACATCCAGTCAACACCAGCAACAGTTTCTATTGCTAGGCCACCTAACCACAAAACAGCCGTCAGGTTGACGAAGATGTAAACGGCTAGCCAGAATAGCGCTAGAGTTGTTTTTACTTTTGAGTCGAAGCGTTGTTCTAGGTATTGAGGCATAGTGTATATGCCATTTTTCAAGAAAATGGGAAGCATATACTTACCAACAATGATCAAGGTAATTGCCGCCATCCATTCATATGACGCGATTGCTAAACCAATTGCGTAACCAGAGCCTGACATACCGATAATCTGCTCCGCTGAGATATTTGAAGCAATAAGTGAAGCTCCTATCGCCCACCAAGGTAGAGCCTTACTTGCTAAGAAGTAATCCTCTGTATTCTTTCCTTCTTGCTTATCTTCTCGTGAAATCCAAAGGGCTAAAATTAACAGCCCCAAAACGTAGGCGATAAACACACCTATATCTAACATTTCTAACTTCATATCTTTCCTCTGGGTTTACCCCAAATTTATTATTATGTTCTCTTATCTATTTGATTAAATACTGAATGCGTTAAAGCGCTACTCTTTATCTACATTCGTATACTTGGTGTATCGTTCCCTGTTTTGTTTAACCCACTTTGAATGAGTCATGAACAAAGGAGTTTGAAGTTCGTTTTCCCATGAAAACAGTTTCTTTAGAAGCTTGTTTACGATTGGTGGGTTATCATCAGCTAGGTTCTTCGATTCATATGGGTCTTGCTTTATGTTGTAGAGAACTGCTGGTCGATCTGGAAATCGAATCAATTTGAAGTCGCCATCTCTTACTGCTGCAAAGCCAGCCCGTTTCCAATATAGTGTTTTATGAGGAGTGCTTGTTTCTTCTCCAGAAATGAATGGCATTAGGTTAACGCCATCTAACCTCTTGTTACCTTGTTTGTCTGCACTAGCGACCGCTAACGCTGTTGGTAAAATATCTAACGCAGAGATGGGATTGTCGTAATAAGTATCGGGCTTAATTTTACCCGGCCAACTCATTGTGAAAGGCACGCGCACGCCACCTTCGGCTAACGTACCTTTAATACCTACTAAAGGGAGGTTGCTGGAGAAGTTTGCATCTGAAGGACCACCATTGTCATTTAGAAATACAATAAGGGTATTATCGAGTAAGTTTTTCTCCTTAAGTGCAGTCATAACTTTTCCAACAGATTCATCTAGTGAAAGTGTCATAGCAGCAAGTGTTCTTCGTTGCGTGTCTTTGATATGAGAAAACTGTTTTAAATATTCTGCCTTTGCTTCCATTGGAGCATGAACGGCAGTGTGTGACAGAAATAGAAAGAAAGGCTTTTCTTTACTTTGATCAATAAAATTAATCGCTTCATCTGTTAGTACATCAGTTAAGTAACCTTCGTATTTCTCTGCGGTTTTATTCCTATAAATTCGACGATAGTCTGTATCTTGGCCGTCGCCTTCCCAGTAACTTCTACTTCCACCCAATAATCCATAAAAATGATCAAATCCACGAGAATTAGGGTGAAATTGTGAGGCTTTTCCTAGATGCCATTTACCAATAATACCAGTATTGTATCCTGCTGCTTTTAAATGGTCGCCTATAGTTAACTCTTCGACGTTTAGCCCACTATACTCCTCAACATCCCCCGGTTCTGGCCTTACAGGCAAATTATACTCATGACCAAATCGTTGTTGGTAACGGCCTGTTAGCATTCCTGCTCTTGACGGACTACAAACTGAAGCTGATACGTAACCTTGTTCAAATACCACTCCAGAAGCCGCTAATTTATCTAGATTTGGCGTTTGGAAATTGGCTTTATTTAATCTATTGCCACTGAAACCAATGTCAGAGTATCCAGCATCATCACTCATAATTACTAAAATATTGGGTTTTTCTTTAGCGAATGCTGATGACGCAGCAAAGCACCCCAACAATACACTTAATTTAACCAACAGAAATTTATCAGAGATAAATTTTAACTTTCCCATTTTAGCTCTCTTTAGACTTTTGATAATTCAAGGCAACTTTTTAGTTAGACGACTAGGGAAGTTTTTTCCGCTAGTAATGATTGAGGAAACTTGCATTTGGTTCGTCTATATGAAAAAGCTTGGATATGAAACAGCAAATGAAAACACTAAAACGATTAGCAGTTTTGGCACTTGGTATGACTAGTTTTTTTTAGCGCAAGCAGAATCCACAAAGCCAAATTTTGTTTGGTTGATATCTAAAGACAACTCAAAAGATTACCTGACTTTATATAGCTACAAGGGAATAGAAACTCCCAACATTGAATCGCTCGCAAGTCCACCCCTTACTTCCAGAAAATTAACAATAAGTTGATAATTTTGGGGATTGATAAAAGATGGAACTACCTTTTTGCTAATGGATAAGTGCCAACGTAAAACCCTCAATTCGAGAAAGCAGCAGTTACTTCACTTTCTCAATGTATTTACACAATGATGAGGTAGAAAACTAACAAAAGGCTAGATTTTTCTCGAACAAATCAGTAATCCGAATAATTGGCAATCAACATCTTATTTAGGTGTTTTTTTCCAAGGATTAGGAAGTTTTTTTAGAATAAATTCAGGATTATGTGTCCGTGCTTCTTTCAGTTGTTTTTCCATATTAATTGCTATTTCAAGGTACTCGCTATCCGTTTTAGTCGCTAGCAAATTGCTTTCTTCACTAATATCCCGAGACAAGTCATATAACTCTATCGGCATCTTGTAACGTTTAACTAATTTGTAATCTTCAACCCGCAATGCCTGTGTAGGCCCTTTAGCCTCATTGAATTCCCAGTACAAATATTCATGTTTTTTCTGCTCTTTATCACCTAACAAAGTAGGTAAAAAAGAAATACCATCAGAATCAGGGCATGCGGTTTTTGCTATTTCACAAAATGTATCCATATAATCCCAGAACGCTGAAACATGCTCAGATTTTCTACCTTGCTTAATAGCATTTGGCCAGAGAACTATCATTGGAACCCGGATCCCTCCCTCATACAGATCTCTTTTCATTCCTTTTAGGGGACCATTGCTATCAAAAAAACCATTGTCATACTCATGCCCGTTGTCACTGGTAAAAATAATCAACGTGTTTTCGTAAAGCCCTTCAGATTTTAGCTTTGAAACGAGTTTACCTATATCTCTATCTAGTCGAGAGACCATTCCTGCGTAACTAACATTACCTTCTGGATCATTTTTATAATGACCATTGGTTTGCAACTTTCTTTCTGGCCAACCTAAATTTAGGTACTGTGATTTAGAATCGTCAGGCACCGTAATGGCTTTATGAGGAATGGTGTAAGATAGCATCATAAAAAAGGGCGAGCTAGCATCAACTCCATCTAAATAGTGCAACGCTTCATCAGTGAATAAGTCATGCGTATAAACCCCTGTATTGGTTAAATAACCATTTCCTTGAATGATTTCCTTGTCATTATTCCGATACATTTCGTGCCAGTAAAAATGATGTGCTGCAAGATGAGTTTTATACCCATAAAAGAAATCAAAGCCATTTTGATTTGGCATAGCGTCTAAGTTGAATTCCTTACCGTCAGCCATTCCCCACTTACCAATCAATGAAGTTTGATATCCAGCATTTTGCATCACTAACCCCAGAGAGGGATAACTAGGTGAGATTTCTACTGGATTGCCGCTAGCCGTCCACTTTGGGTTACCTCGAATGGGGCTATGACCAGTATGAAAACCCGTAAGCAGGCTCGCGCGAGATGGTCCACAAACTGTAGAACCAGCATAATGTTGTGTGAATAGAACTCCTGACTCAGCTAATGAATCTATATTAGGCGTCCTGATTTTAGTTTGCCCGTAGCTACCTAAATCACCATATCCAAGATCATCAGCTAACACCAATAGAATATTAGGTCTTGCATCAGTACTATTCAATTCTGCATTTGAAAAAAGAGATAAAACAACAAGAAAACAACTCAGCAACCGAACCATTATAATCATTAGTTAACCTCAATAGCGCCCAAGTCAGGCTTACCAACAATTGGATTTCCAAAGAAGTCCATTCTAGGTTCCATTCCAACATATAATCCCAGTACATCACCTTCTATAAAGCTAATTAGAACTCCCTTATCTTTCACAATATTAGTATTTTTCGGCTCAAACTCTTCAGGCACTGGTGTTTCACTTAATTCAAAGCCAGCATCACCAAATATTGGCGCAGCATCACTAACAGGTGCCGCATGAGGCCAACTTTTTGAATGCAAAAATAAGTTATTAGAAAATTCAAAATTCTTAGTGTTACTTTTACCATTTTTTTCAGGTGTATATTGATCGCCTAATACATATCCTGCGTCGCCGATCACATGAAAAATATTGTTGGCAACTAATGCTCCATCGGTTGCTTTGTCTATAGCAACCTTAGAAACGATAGATGCATCGACGTAAATAGTATTATTGTAGAAATAACTGTTAAATGGCCCTTTGCGCTTCTTTTTGCCATTAAAACCGCTTAACCAAAACGTTTTTCCTTCTTGAAAAGCGCCATTTTTACCTTTAACTCGATGGCCATCGTTATAACTGATGTTATAGCGATAAGCAGTGTTGTAGTTGTTGCCTAAAACTTCATAAAAACCGCCTGCGTTATTTGCACTGTAGTTATATTGAACAATGACATCTTTGCAATTGAAATCAATGTGCACTCCAGCCGAATCACCCGGGCCATTAGCGTTAGTGAAATGATTTTGTTCGATAATTATTTTTTCGCTGCTCCATGTCCACAGACCAGATCCTCGTCCCCACTTCCTAGGATCATCATGACTACCTGATTTATTCACTTGATTATCAGAAAACAATCCACCAATAACTCCGCTTAATTGGATACCCGGTCCACCTGTTCTATAAACTTTATTTCCTTGAACCGTTACGTCAAAGATTCTTCTATGTTTAGACGTAAATTTAATACCCGTATGCGCTACATTTTCTACTATTGAGTTTGTGATTTTTAAATCATTAATAGTTGCGTCTGGCAGGTTATTTATAACTCTGATGCCCCAACCATAGTTTTGCGTTCCATTTGCAGATTTAGTTTCTTTGCTGCTTCGTTTTATACCTTTGGAATAGTAGAACACATCGTGTACGTTCAAGTTATCTAATGAGATTGATTGGTAACTCCCCGTCGAATAAGTACGAATTAACACACCAACTCTCATTTCCTTTTTCTTCCCAGACAAATTATCCGAAATTGGGGTATTAGCAGTAATTTCGAGATTGGAAACTTTAATATAGCTACTATCGACTATTTTTATAGCGCTAAGATGCTTATCAGCATCAATATGTGCCATGCCTGAATTGATTGACGTTTTTCCATTTTTTACAGAGAAAGTGCCAATCGATATTGGACTCTGCTCAGTTCCTCTAACACCTTCAATAACCAATTGGCCAGTAAACGACGCTCCTTCCTCAAAATACACATTGTCACCCGGCATAAGTTGAACTTTGCGTAATTTCCATAGTTCTTTCCAAGCAGAACTTGGGGCACTTCCTTTATTGGTGTTATTGCCATTTGGACTAAGGTAATAGTCAGCACCAATTGCGTTTAACGAAAAAGCTAATAACAACACAGCATATTTAAAAATCGTCACGGTTTAACCCTAATTTTTCTTGTTTTTCGACTTTTGAAGGGGTTTAAAAATTGGTGCAATTAATCCTTCATTCCAGTTTTCAACTTTCTTATCTTGCTCTAAATATTTCATCATTTTGCTTTGAGAAATATTGTGCTGCTCTGCGAGATCATTTGAAAGGTTGTACATTTGCATACCACTTTTTGGCGATGATATTGTTTTAATGTTTCCTTCACGACTAGCGAAAACCTTCTTATCGAAGTTACGCCAATACAAGGCATCATGAGGTTGACCTTGCTTGTTACCAGTTAAAAACGGGATTAAATTTACGCCATCTAAAGGTTTTTTATCTGAAACAGGGGCTTTAGAAATCTCAGCAATAGTCGCCATGATATCCATAGAACTCACAGGATTATCATAATCTACTCCCGAAGGTATAGTTCCGGGCCAAGACACTGCAAAAGGAACCCGAATCCCTCCTTCTGTATATTTACCCTTGTGTCCTCTTAATGGCCCATTATCTGATGCATTGTTTCCTGCTCCTCCATTGTCTGATAGGAAGAAAACAATAGTGTTTTCAGAGATGTCTAATTCTTCTAACTTATTCAAGAGTCGGCCAACCCCGTCATCTACAGATGTGACCATAGCCGCATAGGTACGTCTTTCTTTATTCTTTATATGCTTGTTTCTATCAAGATATTCTTGCGTCGCTTGTAGTGGAGTGTGAGGAGCGTTGTATGCCAGATATAAAAAGAATGGGTTGTCCTTTTCTCTTTCAACAAACTCAATTGCTTTGTCAGATAACTTGTCAGTTAAGTATTTATCAAGCTCAACTTTAGTTTCATTTTCAAGTAACTTTGTCTTGTACCAAGACCAATTATCAACCGCTTGATAGATGTCCTCCACTGTTAGCTCTTCTGGGAAATATCTGTGACCGCCAGATAAAAACCCATAGAAATAATCAAATCCGCGTTTGTTAGGCCTAAATTTAGGATGCGTCCCCATATGCCATTTGCCCACAATGCCTGATGTATAACCTACAGGCTCTAGTACTTCGGAAATCATACTTTCATCTAAAGGTAAACCCGAAGTAGCGTCATTCGGATCAATCACTGGATTCCGGCCAAACCCAAATCGGTCTTGATATCGTCCGGTTAAAAGACCAGCTCGACTAGGTCCACAAACGGCATAAGTTACATAGCCGTTTGTAAATCGAGCACCACTTTGTGCTAGTCGATCAATATTTGGAGTCCTAATATCTTTGCTACCGTTAAAGCCAACGTCAGCATAGCCTTGGTCGTCTGTTAATATAACAATCAGGTTGGGTTTTTCCTGAGCTGTTGCTGAGCAAACAAAACCACTAAATACGGCTAAAACTACTGATAATATATTTTTCATAGTGTTTTTTAGCCCTTAAATGGTGAAATTAAAAACTCAAATTCATAGTCTTTCGCTGGAATTTGATATTCTTTGTGCGGCTTTGCTCCCCAACTATTGTCACCCCCAACGCCCAAATGTTTATAATCAAGCTGGACACTAGTGACGTCTTTGAATGGCACTTCGACTGTATGCAAGGGCAATGATTTAATGTCATAGCGATCAAATTTGGCGTAAGGGAGAGCAGAAAAATGGAACAGTTGATTTGATTGAACCTTTATACCAACTCCTGCTTGATTAACCACCGACATCCAACGCGTATCAGTTTTACCACCCGTTTCTTGTGGTCTTGTATAGTCGTGAACTTGTTGATCTACCGTGGAATTATAAACAGCAACAGCAGCACTTTGTTTTCTATCAACATAGTTTTCGTGTGGTCCGCGACCAAACCAAGAAAGATCGTTGAATCCCGCAGGCATTTCAAAATGAATCCCGATTCGAGGCATAAAGTTCAATTTACTTTTTTCGACATTCAAATTGCCTTTAACGGTTATT is a window of Thalassotalea euphylliae DNA encoding:
- a CDS encoding ParA family protein; translation: MIRVLFNKKGGVGKSSLTVNLAAISAAQGLRTLVLDLDTQCNTTSYLSALTLSEEDSIAALFEQTITFHLRKRPIIEYCQPTQYDNLFIIRGSERIKEMESELDSRHKIYKLRDALKSIEQDFDRIYIDTPPALNFYTLSALIAADTCLIPIDCDDFARQGLYSLQQQIQEISEDHNQALTIEGIIANQYMANANLPKQIIQELVDEGLPVVTEYIPQSVKMRESHQLKAPLIHMAAKHKLTQALLACYQQLER
- a CDS encoding IS3 family transposase (programmed frameshift) — translated: MTKRKNKTYTTEFKQEAVALVTEQGYTVSQAAASLGITTKLIYNWKAKLEQQQAGNALSEGERAELKRLRKEVKELKVEKENLKKGKRLLCERNEVKYEFVKANSQAHDVRKMCAVMQVSRSAYYAWLKRPAKLITAEELHLYRRAKALFKRSRESLGYRELHKNLRKEGFEIGKHRTRKLMEALNLKVKQRVAYKVTTKRKHADAVADNLLNQNFNPLGPNQIWAGDVTYLKTGEGWMYLAVVMDLYSRRIVGWHIDKRMTTDLVMKAMIRAYNLRKPAKGLVFHSDRGSQYTSKRYRQLLEQFGIRASMGDVGACWDNAVVERFFGSLKHDWLLKVAQPTREHMKNDVVDYMKYYNLERLHSANGDLSPVEYENSFRKVSGWS
- a CDS encoding sodium/sugar symporter is translated as MKLEMLDIGVFIAYVLGLLILALWISREDKQEGKNTEDYFLASKALPWWAIGASLIASNISAEQIIGMSGSGYAIGLAIASYEWMAAITLIIVGKYMLPIFLKNGIYTMPQYLEQRFDSKVKTTLALFWLAVYIFVNLTAVLWLGGLAIETVAGVDWMFGMIFLAVFSIAYSLYGGLKAVAYTDILQVVLLVFGGLFLSYLALDAVSDGQGILAGFGVLTEHAPEHFDMILSPENEHYMSLPGISVLIGGMWIMNFSYWGFNQYIIQRALAAKDVKEAQKGIAFAAYLKLLMPIIVVLPGIAAVILYPQLTTPDQAYPSMMSLMPVGIKGLVFAALVAAIVSSLASMTNSISTIFTMDIYAKLKPGKSQRHYVHTGRIAALVSLAIALVVAEPLLGKFDQAFQYIQEFTGFFTPGIVVIFVMGMFWSKATSAGALSAAIGSAVFSLALKFLWPELPFMDRVGLVFLLCLALCIFVSLASKSQSSNESVDLSEVSFDTTKGFNTAAVGVILILIALYATWW
- a CDS encoding sulfatase, whose product is MGKLKFISDKFLLVKLSVLLGCFAASSAFAKEKPNILVIMSDDAGYSDIGFSGNRLNKANFQTPNLDKLAASGVVFEQGYVSASVCSPSRAGMLTGRYQQRFGHEYNLPVRPEPGDVEEYSGLNVEELTIGDHLKAAGYNTGIIGKWHLGKASQFHPNSRGFDHFYGLLGGSRSYWEGDGQDTDYRRIYRNKTAEKYEGYLTDVLTDEAINFIDQSKEKPFFLFLSHTAVHAPMEAKAEYLKQFSHIKDTQRRTLAAMTLSLDESVGKVMTALKEKNLLDNTLIVFLNDNGGPSDANFSSNLPLVGIKGTLAEGGVRVPFTMSWPGKIKPDTYYDNPISALDILPTALAVASADKQGNKRLDGVNLMPFISGEETSTPHKTLYWKRAGFAAVRDGDFKLIRFPDRPAVLYNIKQDPYESKNLADDNPPIVNKLLKKLFSWENELQTPLFMTHSKWVKQNRERYTKYTNVDKE
- a CDS encoding arylsulfatase, which codes for MIIMVRLLSCFLVVLSLFSNAELNSTDARPNILLVLADDLGYGDLGSYGQTKIRTPNIDSLAESGVLFTQHYAGSTVCGPSRASLLTGFHTGHSPIRGNPKWTASGNPVEISPSYPSLGLVMQNAGYQTSLIGKWGMADGKEFNLDAMPNQNGFDFFYGYKTHLAAHHFYWHEMYRNNDKEIIQGNGYLTNTGVYTHDLFTDEALHYLDGVDASSPFFMMLSYTIPHKAITVPDDSKSQYLNLGWPERKLQTNGHYKNDPEGNVSYAGMVSRLDRDIGKLVSKLKSEGLYENTLIIFTSDNGHEYDNGFFDSNGPLKGMKRDLYEGGIRVPMIVLWPNAIKQGRKSEHVSAFWDYMDTFCEIAKTACPDSDGISFLPTLLGDKEQKKHEYLYWEFNEAKGPTQALRVEDYKLVKRYKMPIELYDLSRDISEESNLLATKTDSEYLEIAINMEKQLKEARTHNPEFILKKLPNPWKKTPK
- a CDS encoding right-handed parallel beta-helix repeat-containing protein, with translation MTIFKYAVLLLAFSLNAIGADYYLSPNGNNTNKGSAPSSAWKELWKLRKVQLMPGDNVYFEEGASFTGQLVIEGVRGTEQSPISIGTFSVKNGKTSINSGMAHIDADKHLSAIKIVDSSYIKVSNLEITANTPISDNLSGKKKEMRVGVLIRTYSTGSYQSISLDNLNVHDVFYYSKGIKRSSKETKSANGTQNYGWGIRVINNLPDATINDLKITNSIVENVAHTGIKFTSKHRRIFDVTVQGNKVYRTGGPGIQLSGVIGGLFSDNQVNKSGSHDDPRKWGRGSGLWTWSSEKIIIEQNHFTNANGPGDSAGVHIDFNCKDVIVQYNYSANNAGGFYEVLGNNYNTAYRYNISYNDGHRVKGKNGAFQEGKTFWLSGFNGKKKRKGPFNSYFYNNTIYVDASIVSKVAIDKATDGALVANNIFHVIGDAGYVLGDQYTPEKNGKSNTKNFEFSNNLFLHSKSWPHAAPVSDAAPIFGDAGFELSETPVPEEFEPKNTNIVKDKGVLISFIEGDVLGLYVGMEPRMDFFGNPIVGKPDLGAIEVN